In the genome of Leptospira ryugenii, the window AGCTCCGAAAAGACAAACAAGGATTAAACTATGAAAAAATTAATCAAATCTCTAAATCGTAAAACTTTAATCATCCTTTCTGTTGCTATCGGGGTGATACTCATTTCACTGACAGTTTGGGCACTTTCCAAACCAGCAAAAGAAAAAGTCGTCCATCCTGAAAAGGCAATCGCCTACGACCAAGGAAAACGAATTGAGTTCAAGGCAAATAGCCCAGGGCTCGGCATCATTAAAACTGCTATAGTAGGTGGTGGTGGTGAGTTTGTAAGCCTCGAGGCACCGGCACGTATTCTTGCTGTAGCTTCACCATCCGTGAGCAATGGAAATAGAATTGTTCTCTTCGAATCATCAGAGTTAAACGACCTTTATGTAGGATTTGTGCATTCCAAGAACAAAGCCCACCGTTCTAGAAAAAATTTGAATCGTATCCAAGATATGTTTAAACACCGTGTTGCAACTGAAAAGGATCTTGTAGAAGCAGAAACGGATCTTGGCAATGATGTTGCAGAACTAGCAGAATTTGAAGGTAAGTTAAGAGCACAAGGTCTTAACCCAAGTGAATTGAGCACGGGAGGTATCAATAAAGCTTGGATCATATCAGACATACCAGAATCACAAATCTCTTCCTTGCAAAAAGGAAAAAAAGTAAAAGTTAACTTTGCTTCATTTCCAGATGAAGACTTTGTCGGTTGGGCAGAGGCTGTGGGCGATAACGTAGACCCCATGACAAGGACAGCCAAGATGAGGA includes:
- a CDS encoding efflux RND transporter periplasmic adaptor subunit, which gives rise to MKKLIKSLNRKTLIILSVAIGVILISLTVWALSKPAKEKVVHPEKAIAYDQGKRIEFKANSPGLGIIKTAIVGGGGEFVSLEAPARILAVASPSVSNGNRIVLFESSELNDLYVGFVHSKNKAHRSRKNLNRIQDMFKHRVATEKDLVEAETDLGNDVAELAEFEGKLRAQGLNPSELSTGGINKAWIISDIPESQISSLQKGKKVKVNFASFPDEDFVGWAEAVGDNVDPMTRTAKMRIAITNTGYKLKPGMFGTVKFPEETKDDSVVLPYTAIVTVEGRNYVFVEEKPLTFFRREVVLGVSTKERVNIIEGLKLGESVVIQGSILLKGLSFGF